A region from the Drosophila bipectinata strain 14024-0381.07 chromosome 3R, DbipHiC1v2, whole genome shotgun sequence genome encodes:
- the 14-3-3epsilon gene encoding 14-3-3 protein epsilon isoform X2 encodes MTERENNVYKAKLAEQAERYDEMVEAMKKVASMDVELTVEERNLLSVAYKNVIGARRASWRIITSIEQKEETKGAEEKLEMIKTYRGQVEKELRDICSDILNVLEKHLIPCATTGESKVFYYKMKGDYHRYLAEFATGSDRKDAAEKSLIAYKEASDIAMNDLPPTHPIRLGLALNFSVFYYEILNSPDRACRLAKAAFDDAIAELDTLSEESYKDSTLIMQLLRDNLTLWTSDMQAEVDPNTGDGEPKDPQIPDVDDQDVS; translated from the exons ATGACTGAGCGCGAGAACAATGTGTACAAGGCGAAGCTGGCTGAGCAGGCCGAGCGCTACGACG AAATGGTTGAGGCCATGAAGAAGGTCGCCTCCATGGACGTCGAGCTTACTGTTGAGGAGCGCAACCTGCTGTCGGTGGCGTATAAGAATGTGATCGGAGCACGACGCGCCTCGTGGCGCATTATCACTTCTATCGAACAGAAGGAGGAGACTAAGGGGGCCGAGGAGAAGCTGGAGATGATCAAAACCTACCGTGGTCAGGTGGAAAAAGAGCTGCGCGACATCTGCTCGGACATACTGAACGTGCTCGAAAAGCATCTCATTCCATGCGCCACAACCGGCGAAAGCAAAGTATTTTACTATAAGATGAAGGGCGACTATCATCGTTACCTGGCCGAGTTCGCCACCGGTTCGGATCGCAAGGATGCAGCGGAGAAGTCGCTGATTGCTTATAAGGAGGCCAGCGATATAGCCATGAACGATCTGCCCCCAACACACCCTATCCGCTTGGGACTGGCTTTGAATTTCTCG GTGTTCTACTATGAGATACTCAACTCCCCCGACCGCGCGTGCCGCTTGGCGAAAGCCGCTTTCGATGATGCCATTGCCGAGTTGGATACACTGAGTGAAGAAAGCTACAAGGACTCTACACTCATCATGCAGCTGCTGCGGGACAACCTCACATTATGGACGTCCGATATGCAGGCCGAAG TAGACCCCAACACAGGTGACGGCGAGCCGAAGGACCCCCAGATTCCGGATGTCGATGATCAGGATGTGTCGTAA
- the moi gene encoding protein modigliani isoform X2, with protein MNSEFQNILEFCTFFKHLLVEELALKKDYSTVHYGKCAVIGRLSRNTNQLRLENVRVKDLQEEYRLPEGRVSLPLLGLTRDKANEQHVSVGCYCIIRGEVVLVNLLNEKERPLTSRGVKEYISIRTLDGIARKQYLDDLLLSHIPAIDVWFAHPVDAPEDLLERKLRANL; from the exons ATGAATTCAGAGTTTCAAAACATTTTGGAATTCTGTACGTTCTTCAAACATTTATTGGTTGAGGAAttagctttaaaaaaagattACTCAACTGTGCACTATGGAAAGTGCGCAGTGATTGGTCGACTTTCGAGGAACACGAATCAGCTACGGTTAGAAAACGTGCGTGTAAAAGATTTACAGGA AGAATATCGCTTGCCCGAGGGGAGAGTGTCACTTCCTCTTTTAGGTTTAACCAGAGACAAGGCCAACGAGCAACACGTAAGTGTCGGCTGCTACTGCATTATTCGGGGAGAAGTCGTCCTTGTCaatttattaaatgaaaaagaacGCCCCCTTACATCCAGAGGCGTCAAAGAGTACATTAGCATCCGAACGCTCGATGGAATAGCCCGTAAACAATACTTAGACGACTTGCTTCTGTCCCACATTCCAGCCATAGATGTGTGGTTTGCTCATCCGGTGGACGCTCCCGAGGATCTGCTAGAACGCAAATTAAGG GCAAACCTTTAG
- the LOC108130736 gene encoding DNA-directed RNA polymerase II subunit Rpb4 isoform X2: MSFMNPVDMVDEDAADLQFPKEFENAETLLISEVHMLLDHRKRQNESADEEQEFSEVFMKTYAYTDSFRKFKNKETIMSVRSLLMQKKLHKFELAALGNLCPEAPEEAKALIPSLEGRFEDEELRQILDDIGTKRSLQY; the protein is encoded by the exons ATGTCCTTCATGAATCCGGTTGACATGGTAGACGAGGACGCAGCGGACCTGCAGTTCCCCAAAG aATTCGAAAATGCCGAAACGCTGCTGATATCAGAGGTGCATATGCTTCTTGACCATCGTAAAAGACAAAACGAGTCCGCCGACGAGGAACAGGAATTTTCCGAAGTATTCATGAAAACGTACGCCTACACAGACAGTTTTCGAAAGTTTAAAAACAAGGAGACAATTATGTCTGTAAGAAG CTTGCTGATGCAAAAGAAATTGCATAAATTCGAGCTAGCGGCCTTGGGTAACCTGTGCCCAGAGGCGCCGGAAGAAGCCAAGGCACTTATACCATCGTTGGAAGGCCGTTTCGAAGATGAAGAGCTACGCCAAATTCTAGATGATATAGGCACTAAACGCAGCTTACAATACTAA
- the 14-3-3epsilon gene encoding 14-3-3 protein epsilon isoform X1 translates to MTERENNVYKAKLAEQAERYDEMVEAMKKVASMDVELTVEERNLLSVAYKNVIGARRASWRIITSIEQKEETKGAEEKLEMIKTYRGQVEKELRDICSDILNVLEKHLIPCATTGESKVFYYKMKGDYHRYLAEFATGSDRKDAAEKSLIAYKEASDIAMNDLPPTHPIRLGLALNFSVFYYEILNSPDRACRLAKAAFDDAIAELDTLSEESYKDSTLIMQLLRDNLTLWTSDMQAEEVDPNTGDGEPKDPQIPDVDDQDVS, encoded by the exons ATGACTGAGCGCGAGAACAATGTGTACAAGGCGAAGCTGGCTGAGCAGGCCGAGCGCTACGACG AAATGGTTGAGGCCATGAAGAAGGTCGCCTCCATGGACGTCGAGCTTACTGTTGAGGAGCGCAACCTGCTGTCGGTGGCGTATAAGAATGTGATCGGAGCACGACGCGCCTCGTGGCGCATTATCACTTCTATCGAACAGAAGGAGGAGACTAAGGGGGCCGAGGAGAAGCTGGAGATGATCAAAACCTACCGTGGTCAGGTGGAAAAAGAGCTGCGCGACATCTGCTCGGACATACTGAACGTGCTCGAAAAGCATCTCATTCCATGCGCCACAACCGGCGAAAGCAAAGTATTTTACTATAAGATGAAGGGCGACTATCATCGTTACCTGGCCGAGTTCGCCACCGGTTCGGATCGCAAGGATGCAGCGGAGAAGTCGCTGATTGCTTATAAGGAGGCCAGCGATATAGCCATGAACGATCTGCCCCCAACACACCCTATCCGCTTGGGACTGGCTTTGAATTTCTCG GTGTTCTACTATGAGATACTCAACTCCCCCGACCGCGCGTGCCGCTTGGCGAAAGCCGCTTTCGATGATGCCATTGCCGAGTTGGATACACTGAGTGAAGAAAGCTACAAGGACTCTACACTCATCATGCAGCTGCTGCGGGACAACCTCACATTATGGACGTCCGATATGCAGGCCGAAG AAGTAGACCCCAACACAGGTGACGGCGAGCCGAAGGACCCCCAGATTCCGGATGTCGATGATCAGGATGTGTCGTAA
- the 14-3-3epsilon gene encoding 14-3-3 protein epsilon isoform X3: MTERENNVYKAKLAEQAERYDEMVEAMKKVASMDVELTVEERNLLSVAYKNVIGARRASWRIITSIEQKEETKGAEEKLEMIKTYRGQVEKELRDICSDILNVLEKHLIPCATTGESKVFYYKMKGDYHRYLAEFATGSDRKDAAEKSLIAYKEASDIAMNDLPPTHPIRLGLALNFSVFYYEILNSPDRACRLAKAAFDDAIAELDTLSEESYKDSTLIMQLLRDNLTLWTSDMQAEDPNTGDGEPKDPQIPDVDDQDVS, translated from the exons ATGACTGAGCGCGAGAACAATGTGTACAAGGCGAAGCTGGCTGAGCAGGCCGAGCGCTACGACG AAATGGTTGAGGCCATGAAGAAGGTCGCCTCCATGGACGTCGAGCTTACTGTTGAGGAGCGCAACCTGCTGTCGGTGGCGTATAAGAATGTGATCGGAGCACGACGCGCCTCGTGGCGCATTATCACTTCTATCGAACAGAAGGAGGAGACTAAGGGGGCCGAGGAGAAGCTGGAGATGATCAAAACCTACCGTGGTCAGGTGGAAAAAGAGCTGCGCGACATCTGCTCGGACATACTGAACGTGCTCGAAAAGCATCTCATTCCATGCGCCACAACCGGCGAAAGCAAAGTATTTTACTATAAGATGAAGGGCGACTATCATCGTTACCTGGCCGAGTTCGCCACCGGTTCGGATCGCAAGGATGCAGCGGAGAAGTCGCTGATTGCTTATAAGGAGGCCAGCGATATAGCCATGAACGATCTGCCCCCAACACACCCTATCCGCTTGGGACTGGCTTTGAATTTCTCG GTGTTCTACTATGAGATACTCAACTCCCCCGACCGCGCGTGCCGCTTGGCGAAAGCCGCTTTCGATGATGCCATTGCCGAGTTGGATACACTGAGTGAAGAAAGCTACAAGGACTCTACACTCATCATGCAGCTGCTGCGGGACAACCTCACATTATGGACGTCCGATATGCAGGCCGAAG ACCCCAACACAGGTGACGGCGAGCCGAAGGACCCCCAGATTCCGGATGTCGATGATCAGGATGTGTCGTAA
- the LOC108130800 gene encoding ribosomal protein S6 kinase-like 1: protein MRRMSLNLGGWIHSFTVTDTQEHKGGYTIYKITSIVFPRSVPQALTCLVVWKRFHDVKRLHRELSRRHKSLQLPGKLPVPTDSSFFKRFDAVVIQRRKEYILQLLDFAAQHPALYKCATFTQFFQEQPSPNGSPLKKLYVERSLRLGSENSCNASIGNGGAGALADICETLDLRYEACDADETSPDPRDKDKARVKEVELKAEPKSMAQSMQDEISNKRDYLRLLTPMASIENEDSDYIYEAALEFSHAVQAEVNLEYAEAHHHYKHGVDLLLNGSKQDANEERKFIAKAKIAKYLARAEEIHANFLAANRLTKKLQFQLSLDLTDNGCIEQLECPWNQLAQYKVLQVLHERVMLVQCVTKPQQPAAVMKGIEKPASHSLTQSIFLPQKVPYMVQLLAYFQSEQKIFLLLRHAEGGRLYDYLQSYTPTGSKSVNYGELFPVETQEEQQHLTADSDVSDLVRSSQQLLRSVSNTLSNLQAGVPTPKKLKSDICRIWSKPIPEQCLRQWACELAIAIHSLHGKGVILRDLHMANILLGAKGQLLLTYFYQNEGLSSDDNYVHKALSFDALANHFVAPERPLSFRSDWWSYGVVLYQLLLGVPYKATHPGQLELYGCVQYPGDSLDISENARNLLEKLLEIKPELRLDYDQLQAHPFFKGIDWQAVLKQGTA from the exons ATGAGAAGGATGAGTCTCAATCTAGGGGGCTGGATACACAGTTTTACTGTGACAGACACTCAGGAGCACAAGGGAGGATAcacaatttataaaataacttCGATT GTCTTCCCTCGCTCGGTGCCACAGGCTCTGACATGCCTGGTAGTGTGGAAACGATTTCATGATGTGAAAAGGCTTCACAGAGAATTAAGCCGACGCCACAAAAGCCTGCAACTGCCGGGAAAGTTGCCCGTACCCACGGACAGCAGCTTCTTCAAACGATTCGATGCGGTGGTCATTCAACGTCGAAAGGAGTACATCCTGCAGCTGCTTGACTTTGCGGCGCAGCATCCGGCATTGTACAAATGCGCTACCTTTACTCAGTTCTTTCAGGAGCAACCTTCACCAAACGGTTCGCCTCTTAAAAAGCTGTACGTAGAGAGATCTTTGAGGCTGGGGAGTGAGAACAGCTGCAATGCATCCATAGGAAATGGGGGTGCCGGTGCCTTAGCCGATATTTGCGAGACACTTGATCTGCGCTACGAGGCATGTGATGCCGACGAAACATCACCGGATCCGCGCGATAAGGATAAGGCAAGAGTAAAGGAAGTCGAGCTTAAAGCAGAACCGAAATCTATGGCTCAGTCCATGCAGGATGAGATTTCCAATAAGCGGGACTATTTGCGCCTTCTGACGCCTATGGCATCAATTGAAAACGAAGATAGTGACTACATATACGAAGCGGCCCTCGAGTTCAGCCATGCCGTCCAGGCGGAGGTCAATTTGGAGTATGCAGAAGCCCATCATCATTACAAGCATGGCGTGGATCTTTtgcttaatggatcaaaacaAGATGCCAACGAGGAGAGGAAGTTTATAGCCAAGGCCAAGATAGCAAAGTATTTAGCCCGTGCGGAGGAGATCCACGCCAATTTTTTGGCGGCAAATCGCCTAACGAAGAAGCTGCAATTTCAGCTCTCTCTTGATTTGACCGATAATGGTTGTATTGAGCAGTTGGAGTGCCCTTGGAACCAGCTGGCCCAGTACAAGGTGCTTCAGGTGCTGCATGAACGGGTTATGCTAGTTCAGTGCGTGACAAAGCCTCAGCAACCCGCGGCAGTCATGAAAGGCATTGAAAAGCCTGCTAGTCATTCGCTTACTCAAAGCATATTTCTGCCTCAGAAAGTGCCGTATATGGTTCAATTACTGGCCTATTTTCAGTCTGAGCAAAAGATATTTTTGCTCTTACGACATGCAGAAGGCGGCAGACTATACGACTATTTGCAGAGCTACACCCCTACAGGTAGCAAGAGTGTCAATTACGGAGAGCTTTTTCCGGTGGAGACCCAGGAGGAGCAGCAACATCTTACTGCCGACAGCGATGTCAGTGATTTGGTGCGCAGCTCCCAGCAGTTGCTTAGGTCTGTTTCAAATACGTTAAGTAACTTGCAAGCTGGAGTCCCAACACCGAAGAAGCTTAAGTCCGATATTTGTCGTATTTGGAGTAAGCCCATTCCAGAGCAATGCTTGCGCCAGTGGGCCTGTGAACTCGCCATTGCCATACATAGCCTGCATGGAAAGGGCGTGATACTGCGAGACCTGCATATGGCTAATATCCTTTTGGGCGCTAAGGGCCAGTTGCTACTGACTTACTTTTACCAAAATGAAGGACTCAGCTCTGACGACAACTATGTGCACAAGGCACTCAGCTTCGACGCGCTAGCCAATCATTTTGTGGCCCCAGAAAGACCTTTGAGTTTTCGGTCCGATTGGTGGAGCTACGGCGTGGTTCTCTACCAGTTGCTATTGGGAGTG ccTTATAAAGCTACTCATCCAGGTCAGCTGGAGCTTTATGGATGCGTTCAGTATCCTGGTGATTCCTTGGACATCTCCGAAAATGCAAGGAATCTCTTGGAGAAATTGTTGGAAATAAAACCAGAGCTTCGCTTAGACTACGATCAGTTACAAGCGCATCCGTTTTTTAAGGGCATTGATTGGCAGGCGGTTTTGAAACAAGGAACAGCTTGA
- the LOC108130739 gene encoding uncharacterized protein, with protein MALQLQIEKLKGLDNYKAWSMTVRAYLESEDLWSVVENGPENNEESLLKDKRAKFLILCLIETKLCQFMVSIRTARDLWNYLRTQHSLR; from the exons ATGGCACTGCAACTGCAAATCGAAAAACTCAAAGGTCTGGACAACTATAAGGCCTGGTCGATGACGGTTAGGGCTTATTTGGAGTCTGAGGATCTATGGTCTGTGGTGGAGAATGGTCCAGAGAACAACGAGGAG TCTTTGCTGAAAGACAAGCGTGCCAAGTTTTTGATTCTCTGCCTAATCGAGACGAAGTTGTGCCAGTTTATGGTCAGCATCCGCACGGCTCGGGATTTGTGGAATTATTTACGCACCCAGCACTCACTCCGATAA
- the Tgs1 gene encoding trimethylguanosine synthase has protein sequence MNSHYLTSSRTNPVFYLFRQTFSENFDWQNYDLEAVHQTAWQEFWELEGHQLLEHKWHKRFPEYREQSESFNSEEQALWLELWEKHVNNLTAKFWHILSCASENYRNDLEKSFGQEETIEDIKECFEDLNFSKKERKKKKKTSKKFAEKTEEESFLGDNEISLDFNEKEQLRLLGLPTSFGSQGKQNLKKLRNLTDSSSNSEDEDDLIMENESTNQLHGVQKGFISKKNQRKLNKVKILAAKMPEFMRDENNRKMIKYWMKRFSLFSRFDQGIQLDRESWFSVTPEKIARQTSRRLACDLIVDAFCGCGGNAIQFANTCGRVIAIDIDAKKLAMAKHNASIYGVSHKIEFIHADFLQFAVGTKLRPDIVFLSPPWGGPDYQKQSTFDIEQNLLPVGASHLMKLSRNLSSKVGFFLPRNSNMTQVIALSGPGQQCEVEHNYLDTRMVALTAYYGEGLVKAN, from the coding sequence ATGAACTCGCATTACCTAACGTCTTCGCGTACCAATCCGGTATTTTACTTATTCAGGCAAACCTTTAGCGAGAATTTTGATTGGCAGAATTACGACTTGGAAGCTGTTCACCAGACTGCCTGGCAGGAGTTTTGGGAACTCGAGGGTCACCAACTACTCGAGCATAAGTGGCACAAACGATTTCCCGAATACAGGGAACAAAGCGAATCTTTTAATTCAGAAGAGCAGGCTCTTTGGCTTGAATTGTGGGAAAAACACGTAAATAATTTAACCGCCAAATTTTGGCACATTCTTTCCTGTGCTTCTGAAAACTATCGGAACGATTTGGAGAAATCTTTCGGACAGGAAGAAACTATAGAGGACATTAAGGAATGTTTTGAAGACTTAAACTTTtcgaaaaaagaaagaaaaaaaaaaaaaaaaacatctaaGAAAtttgcggaaaaaacagaggAGGAATCCTTTTTAGGCGATAACGAAATTTCTTTAGATTTTAACGAGAAGGAACAGTTAAGGTTATTGGGTTTGCCTACATCCTTTGGCTCGCAGgggaaacaaaatttaaaaaaactaagaAATCTTACCGATTCTAGCAGTAACTCGGAAGACGAAGACGATCTAATCATGGAAAACGAAAGCACCAACCAACTTCATGGTGTGCAGAAAGGTTTCATATCAAAGAAGAACCAGCGCAagctaaataaagtaaaaattcTGGCGGCTAAAATGCCCGAATTTATGCGGGACGAAAACAACCgaaaaatgattaaatacTGGATGAAAAGATTCTCTTTGTTTTCACGTTTTGACCAAGGGATTCAACTGGATCGTGAGAGCTGGTTCTCGGTGACTCCTGAAAAAATTGCAAGGCAAACTTCTCGACGACTGGCCTGTGATCTAATTGTAGACGCCTTCTGTGGATGCGGTGGAAATGCCATACAGTTCGCTAACACTTGCGGACGGGTGATTGCTATTGACATCGACGCGAAAAAGTTGGCGATGGCTAAGCACAATGCTTCTATCTACGGCGTTTCCCACAAGATAGAGTTTATTCATGCGGATTTCCTGCAGTTCGCCGTCGGTACAAAGTTACGCCCAGATATCGTGTTTCTTAGTCCTCCTTGGGGAGGTCCTGATTATCAAAAACAGAGCACCTTCGACATTGAACAAAATTTGCTTCCCGTGGGAGCCTCCCACTTGATGAAACTTTCCCGAAATCTTTCCAGCAAAGTAGGATTTTTTTTGCCTCGTAATTCGAATATGACACAGGTAATTGCTTTAAGTGGACCTGGCCAGCAGTGCGAGGTGGAGCATAATTATCTAGACACGCGAATGGTAGCTCTTACGGCATACTATGGTGAAGGATTGGTAAAAGCCAACTAG
- the LOC108130738 gene encoding protein AAR2 homolog — protein sequence MNKDNSSMQMDPQLALRLLAEGGVLVIAGVPEGTEFGIDLCVHTIGPNFRGIKMIPPGVHYVWCASRGPYGDTAPRVGFVHFFHPNEILVREWDNELEELRPRRIAEPEVECERIRKNLAQLERVLAPYDYRYVCPWKDLTGSVTESCVERCRPSDGTIRTNIELQSCPDAERPRGRGPGTSSGSRRNTAVRLLLDESELLPNLKPVEGTAPRFTSVPQRVPNNALPSDVSKHAIDCIEAVDKLICSFESSNALIEELQLAYAFFLVGYSVESLAHWRKLLGLLAHSQTAVTNHKLTYIKYSEVLAHQLPYLPEELMVPSPHNTVFKDVRELLVNLHAGGLSVSAERLTKRLEKKLGWNFEGLLDEDPEDQPVIIELPEE from the coding sequence ATGAATAAGGATAATTCCAGTATGCAGATGGATCCCCAGCTTGCCCTGCGCCTTCTTGCCGAGGGAGGTGTATTGGTCATCGCTGGTGTTCCTGAGGGCACGGAGTTCGGCATCGATTTATGTGTCCACACCATTGGGCCAAATTTCCGGGGCATAAAGATGATTCCACCCGGAGTGCATTATGTTTGGTGCGCTTCTCGAGGGCCCTATGGAGACACAGCTCCTCGTGTAGGTTTCGTTCATTTCTTCCACCCGAATGAGATTTTGGTCCGCGAGTGGGACAACGAACTGGAGGAGCTTCGACCACGAAGGATAGCAGAACCTGAGGTAGAGTGCGAGCGCATTCGGAAGAATTTGGCCCAGCTCGAACGCGTGTTGGCTCCCTACGATTACCGATACGTATGTCCATGGAAGGATCTGACAGGAAGTGTCACGGAATCATGCGTGGAGCGCTGCCGACCTTCAGATGGCACAATTCGCACCAATATTGAACTACAGTCATGCCCGGATGCAGAGAGGCCGAGAGGCAGGGGACCTGGTACCAGTAGTGGGAGCAGGCGAAATACTGCTGTCAGACTGCTTTTGGATGAAAGTGAACTTCTCCCGAACTTAAAGCCCGTAGAAGGAACGGCTCCACGGTTCACTTCGGTGCCTCAACGTGTTCCAAATAATGCTCTACCCTCCGATGTATCCAAACATGCAATAGACTGCATTGAAGCAGTGGATAAGCTAATCTGTAGCTTTGAATCCTCCAATGCATTAATTGAAGAATTGCAACTTGCTTATGCATTCTTCTTAGTTGGATACTCCGTAGAATCACTAGCCCATTGGCGAAAACTATTGGGTCTGCTGGCTCACTCGCAAACAGCGGTGACGAATCACAAGCTCACTTATATTAAGTACAGCGAGGTGCTGGCACATCAACTGCCTTACCTTCCAGAGGAGCTGATGGTCCCAAGCCCGCATAACACAGTATTCAAGGACGTACGTGAATTGCTCGTAAATTTGCATGCGGGCGGGTTGAGTGTTAGTGCCGAACGCCTAACCAAGAGGCTAGAAAAGAAGCTAGGATGGAATTTTGAGGGCCTGCTCGATGAAGATCCCGAGGACCAGCCTGTAATCATTGAACTGCCGGAGGAGTGA
- the LOC108130736 gene encoding transcriptional adapter 2A isoform X1, giving the protein MSFMNPVDMVDEDAADLQFPKVDPLEQRESRFILVRQDEGTRTESVFYNAHSLHNKLEKLEELAKDVAGVASTSVFSRCATCRCKLNEPYIKCSECLDIILCLLCFSRGKETASHRNNHAYIIMRDSIQVFAEEPHWTAKDERILLQTLRSHGYGNWEAVSNALAQRHNPAEARRHYHECYFGGIFERLLRLQHSSQCYFPERMPYVYKMRSLDPPRHDDIASMQFKMSAGYRCARGDFDTPYDTSAESLLSIMVKQSPRDVHQEDHQNEAELGLMEELQLGLVQAYNNRLRERQRRYRVMRQHGLILPNRTVSWISKYMGAFTSDASCMRFLGFMQICDPIQFDMLVESLRYYNDLKTRLYKLYDYRQLGVRNFSGAALYCRLQKQRQLAQRDYFRQKQNEVFDWQQLVQHYESNKNGEPLPLGISSKIYTLHSRRKAQPIEIGDLPGYSKLNAGERKLCSVARLVPQSYLDYKSQLVSEQAKLGHLRLADARRLIKIDVNKTRQIYDFLLEQGHISRPQSYG; this is encoded by the exons ATGTCCTTCATGAATCCGGTTGACATGGTAGACGAGGACGCAGCGGACCTGCAGTTCCCCAAAG TTGATCCTCTAGAGCAACGAGAGTCACGATTTATATTGGTTCGTCAGGATGAAGGTACCAGGACCGAATCTGTCTTCTACAACGCCCACTCCCTGCATAACAAGTTGGAAAAACTGGAAGAACTGGCAAAAGATGTTGCCGGAGTTGCATCCACTAGCGTTTTTAGTCGATGTGCCACGTGTCGATGTAAATTAAACGAACCTTACATCAAGTGCTCCGAATGTCTGGATATCATTCTATGCCTACTGTGCTTTTCGCGTGGAAAAGAGACTGCCAGTCATCGCAACAACCACGCCTATATAATAATGAGGGACAGCATTCAAGTATTTGCCGAGGAGCCTCATTGGACGGCGAAAGATGAACGTATCTTGCTACAAACCCTCCGTAGCCACGGCTATGGAAATTGGGAGGCGGTATCCAACGCTTTGGCACAGCGGCATAATCCGGCAGAAGCTCGACGCCACTATCATGAATGCTACTTTGGCGGGATTTTCGAGCGTCTGCTTAGGCTGCAACATTCTTCGCAATGTTATTTTCCGGAGCGGATGCCATATGTATACAAAATGCGCAGCTTGGACCCTCCCCGTCACGATGACATCGCCTCCATGCAATTTAAAATGAGTGCCGGATATCGTTGTGCACGTGGAGATTTTGATACACCATACGACACCTCTGCAGAAAGCTTACTTTCCATTATGGTAAAACAAAGCCCACGCGATGTGCATCAAGAAGACCATCAAAACGAAGCGGAACTTGGATTAATGGAAGAACTTCAGCTTGGTCTGGTGCAGGCGTACAACAATCGGCTTAG GGAACGACAGCGTCGATATAGAGTCATGCGTCAGCACGGACTAATCCTGCCCAATCGCACAGTAAGCTGGATTTCCAAGTATATGGGCGCATTTACCAGCGATGCTAGTTGCATGCGTTTTTTGGGATTCATGCAAATCTGTGATCCAATTCAATTTGATATGCTGGTGGAATCCCTGCGCTACTATAACGACTTAAAAACGAGACTTTATAAACTATATGATTATAGACAGCTGGGTGTGCGTAATTTTTCGGGAGCCGCTTTGTACTGTCGGCTTCAAAAGCAACGGCAGCTGGCTCAACGGGATTATTTCAGACAGAAACAGAACGAAGTCTTTGACTGGCAGCAACTAGTTCAGCACTATGAAAGTAACAAAAATGGAGAGCCGCTACCCCTAGGCATAAGTTCAAAAATCTATACATTGCACTCGCGCCGCAAAGCTCAACCCATTGAGATTGGAG ATTTGCCTGGCTATTCAAAGTTGAACGCTGGTGAAAGGAAACTTTGCAGTGTAGCCCGCCTGGTTCCACAGTCATACTTAGACTACAAAAGTCAATTGGTTTCAGAGCAGGCAAAGTTGGGACACCTGCGTTTGGCCGATGCAAGACGGCTTATAAAAATCGATGTGAACAAAACTCGTCAAATTTACGACTTTCTTTTGGAACAGGGACACATTAGCAGGCCACAGTCCTATGGATAA
- the moi gene encoding protein modigliani isoform X1, translated as MNSEFQNILEFCTFFKHLLVEELALKKDYSTVHYGKCAVIGRLSRNTNQLRLENVRVKDLQEEYRLPEGRVSLPLLGLTRDKANEQHVSVGCYCIIRGEVVLVNLLNEKERPLTSRGVKEYISIRTLDGIARKQYLDDLLLSHIPAIDVWFAHPVDAPEDLLERKLRVRKFAEI; from the exons ATGAATTCAGAGTTTCAAAACATTTTGGAATTCTGTACGTTCTTCAAACATTTATTGGTTGAGGAAttagctttaaaaaaagattACTCAACTGTGCACTATGGAAAGTGCGCAGTGATTGGTCGACTTTCGAGGAACACGAATCAGCTACGGTTAGAAAACGTGCGTGTAAAAGATTTACAGGA AGAATATCGCTTGCCCGAGGGGAGAGTGTCACTTCCTCTTTTAGGTTTAACCAGAGACAAGGCCAACGAGCAACACGTAAGTGTCGGCTGCTACTGCATTATTCGGGGAGAAGTCGTCCTTGTCaatttattaaatgaaaaagaacGCCCCCTTACATCCAGAGGCGTCAAAGAGTACATTAGCATCCGAACGCTCGATGGAATAGCCCGTAAACAATACTTAGACGACTTGCTTCTGTCCCACATTCCAGCCATAGATGTGTGGTTTGCTCATCCGGTGGACGCTCCCGAGGATCTGCTAGAACGCAAATTAAGGGTCAGAAAGTTTGCTGAGATATGA